The genomic region GGCAGTTCAACCAGGATTATCTTTCAGGAATGGTAAGTCTTGCTCCTTCAGGGAGAAATGATAGAGGATTGGATTATTTTGGCAGGAGGGGGGAAAATGTTCTTGTGCATTTGGGTCCATGACTTTGTGTGTCATTCAGTCAGCAAATGTTGATTGAACACCTGTTTTTCTGGGGTGTGTATTTGGATTGTTTGTGAGAAATGTTTGTCATAACTCAAGAGAGCTAAAGCATCTTTGTGCTGTACCTGTAGGGATCTTAGAGGATCCTTGATCTagagagattttaagtgacttatccaaggtcacacagatagcattAGACTATTTGTCCTTTCGGtctgaggaggaaagagagacatTTCCATTTCCAAGAAATGGAAAaacctttgggttttttttttggtggggggggggagggggatataaaaaaaggaaaagatgttGTTCCTCCTTTGAAGAACTTAGTCTTATTTGAAGAGACAAAAGAACAAGATGAGaggttggttttgttttcaagAAGAGACAGATCTTCATTGAATGAAGGAAGGGACAGTGGAGGGGGGGTGTCTGAGTAATGTGAGATGTAAATGTTAGCTAGAAATATTGATTAGAAATAATTAAATGCTAAACTGAATGGTACTAACTACTCACAGGAGGGAGACATTTGTGCGGGATAGAGAAGTCAAAAAAGGCTTTAGGGCTttgtaaagtgtgtgtgtgtgtgtgtgtgtgtctgtctgtctgtctgtctgtctgtctgtcttataAACCTCCAGAAGCTAGGCTAAGGTGGCCTCCTTGACTTTGAGATCCTGTCTTTGGCCCAGTGAGAACAGCTGCCAGCTGGAGTGGGAGGAGAGCTGGCCTTTCAGAGAGCTGGGCTTTGCAAAGAACACCCCGACTTCTCCCCGATTATCAAGTGTGAGCTCATGAGAATCAGCCtcaaaaaagagggaagggtGTGGGGAGCGCTGTGATAATTACCAATAGCTCTCAGGCTAGGCTTACTCTATTTGGCAATGGTTTAAGCTTTTATGGGGAATGGTTTTTTGAGGCTGTGTGTTTTTTGAAATCACTCCTCTATTGTGATGTTTTTactctgcttttgctttttcagGCTTCTAACATATCAGGGACGTTTGGGGGAGCCAACATGCCAAATATGTACCCTGGAGCGCCTGGAGGAGGGTTCCCACCCATTCCTCCGGGGGGGTTTGGGCAGCCTCCTCCTGCCCAGCAACCAGTGCCTCCTTATGGAATGTACCCACCTCCTGGAGGAAACCCACCCTCAGGAATGCCAGCTTACCCAGGATTCCCTGGGGGCCCTGTGCCAGGCCAACCCATGCCACCTCCTGGGCAGCAGGCTCCAGGGGCCTATCCTGGTCAGCAGCCAATGACCTATCCAGGGCAGCACCCAATGCCACCGCCTTCCCAGCAGCCAGTGCCGCCACCTGGGCAGCAGCACCCGATGCCAGCCTACCCTGGATTCTCAGGCTCAGTCACCCCAGCTGTCCCTCCATCACAGGTGATATTCAAAGAGAGtaaccctttcctcttcccccagtcTCTTCTGCAGGCTTCCTTGATCTTACTTCACAGAACATGGTTTCCAGACAATTCACCGTTCTGGTTGTCCTCTGCTGAATGtgttccattttgccaattcagCCTTAAAATATGATATCAAATGGggagtcagagaaagagagatggatgtggagtcaggaaacctgggttcaagtttcaattttgacacttgccagctgtgtgacttctcttctctgggcctgcCATGAAGCGACAGAAGTAGAgtctgaacccacatcttctgacccCAAAGCAAGCACACATTCCACTACTGCAAACATTCACTGAGGGCAAGGTTCTGCCTTAGGTATTCCTGGAGACTTTGTGTCTGTGTCCAGCCTCGTGAGTTGAGAGGCTTGAGAAGCCTGTtaacctctttctctctctttggttAGTTTGGAAAACGAGGCACCATGCCGGATGCTCCCAACTTTGATCCCCTGAGGGATGCAGAAGTCTTGCGGAAAGCTATGAAAGGATTTGGTGAGTGTCCTGGGTGGCCCAGGTTGGGTGGACATAAGATGGAAGGTGGAGACCTTTCTGATGATGAAGACATGGGCTAGGGTCAACAAGGAAGGAGAAAGTTTGGATTCAGGTTGCTGTGTGTGATGGAAAGGTGGAAGTCCAAATGATGAGGTGAACGAGTAACACAAGCTCTCACTAGTTCCTTTGTATCTGCACAAATGTCACGTGCCCCCTGACCAGCTCAcagcctcttcctttctctcctaggGACTGATGAACAGGCCATCATCGACTGCCTTGGAAGTCGCTCCAACAAGCAGAGGCAGCagatccttctttccttcaaaacaGCATATGGGAAGGCAAGTCTGGAGAAAACACAGAGGCACCAGGGCCTCCAGAAACCCAGCATTACTCGTTATCCAGGACTTGTATGGATGTGGGAGCCTCCCTTCCCAGCTAATCTTTCTGCTCATCCCTATTGTTCTTGGGGCCTGGGGAAAGGGTCGGGGCCATGGTTATGGGAATGATCCCCATTTCGGACTCTTGGTATTTAATTCATTTTGCTTGCTGCACCAATGGTCTCTCAGGTAGTAGCACTTAATTTGAATTGAGTGTCTGGTACCTCTGAAAGAAAACTGCATGAGTCCATGATGCTTTGATGGTGGAACTGAAAGGCATTGGACTAGGAATCTGAAGACATCATTTCGATTCCCTTGATGTTTTTCTTCAAATATGGcatagacggatggatggatggatggatgggtgggtgggtggatgggtggatggatgggtggatggcgGGTGAATAGATGGCTAGGTAgagatacacatataaacatatacgtgtgtgtgtgtgtgtgtgtgtatgtgtgtgtatgtgtgtatgtatgtgtgtatatcttccCTTTCTTAAAAGCACataaaagtttagtgactttagagatcatttagtgcaTCTTCCCACCCTATTggtggaccctcttctcttttgacTTGATTAGATGAAAGTTTGACTCTGTATGGTAGCTAATAGCAATTCGCTTcaattcaagcatttattaagtgcctactgtatgccaggcactgtgcaaggtaTGGAGGGAATAACGCAAAGGCAGAAataatgatagttaacatttacatagtgctttacgTATATTAGCTTATATCTCTAAAGCCATTGCCTTTATGAGAAAAGTGTTGCGAATGTTGGGCCACTTTGAATTCACGGCTTCTCTGCTTCTTGCCCCCTGCTCTAGCAGAGTGCCAATGAGTAGTGAAGACAAAGAGGGGGACCAAAAGGGCagggggaaatggaaaggaataagcatttgttaagtttcTGCTGTATTCCAGGCATTGCAcgaagcacttttacaaatactatctcatctgaGATCTTACCCTGAGGAAAAGCAGGGTGGATGCCTGGATAAGGTTTACCTGCTTAACCATTTTCCCAGATTAAGGTCTgttaacttctctggtcctcagttttctcacctgttagACTGGGCCATTAGTATCTGCCGTACTGACCTCATACACTTTTTGTGACAACTGAATACAGAACAAAAGCTTTTGAACACACAAAAATTCAAGTTATTATTCCTTTCAACCTCATATCTAGTGATtttttagagaagtagagggtgTGAGTCAATGTTTTGGAAGTTGGGGCAGTTGGGAGCTAGGGTATGTTATAGGGAGAAGCACTGATTgtagtcaaaagatctgggttcaaatcctacatctgatgctttctacctgtgtgaccttgggcaagccactctaTGTCCCAAGGCCAGTGTCAGCTTCTGAGaggggtcccttccaattcctcatctgtgatgCTGTTGCAATACTGTGTTTCTGACTTTTTGTCTGTCTGTGCTTCCTCTCCAACCAGGACCTGATCAAGGATCTCAAATCAGAACTCTCAGGGAATTTCGAGAAGGCCATCCTGGCTATGATGAAGACGCCGGTCCTCTATGACGTCTATGAAATAAAGGATGCCATCAAGGTTGGTGGGTGGTTAGTCAATGAGCGCTGTGTCAGGTTGTCTCAGTCTGTGACTGAAGGGGGATCTATCCACTTTGAGGCTTGGACTTTTCCCTGGGAGGTTTGTGGTCCTGAAACTCCTGTGCAGGCTGAGATAGAGAACTGGCATTTAGGTGTGAAGAAAGGTCAGGCCCAAGGTCAGAGGCTGAAGCAGTCCAAACCAGCAAGCTCAAGCAAGGACTGGAGAAGAGGGCTAATGTTCAGGGAGCAGCTCTGTGTCAGGCTGGATAAGAATTATCTGCCTTTACCTCAGTCACTTGGTCCGGGAGTGACTATGGCCGGCTCCACCTCCCACTGCTTTTAAAGACATTTAGGTGAGGAGACCctaccttcctttttcttccacaGGAAGAGTACAGATAACCCAGAAGGGAGCAATTCTTCATGCTTTGTGATGTCATACTCACCTGACTTTTGGCCTGAGCAGACCTaaactaatctctcttccatctccagtcagcttcttcccagaacAGAATTAGACTTGCTAATGaaatcaacaaacctttattgaTCATCTGCTGCCTGTAAGGCAGCTAGTTTGCACTGTGGgtagttctgggcctggagtcaggaagctcatcttcctcagttcatatctggcctcagaaactctgtgactctgggcaagtcacttaaccccatttgcctcagtttcctcatctgtaaaatgagctggagaaggaaatggcaaactaccacactatctttgccaagaaaactccaaatagggtcatgaagaattggacacaactgaacaacatgtaTAAGACACTATGCAAAGTTCTGGGCCCCAGGAAGTTGACatcaccttccctctcctccgCCTTGTACATCTTCTGGCCTACGGATGGGAGAGAAGTGCTAATGTAGAACCCTCCCAGTATTGTCCACCCAAGAAAGGAGGACTAGGTCATGTCTAGGGGGCCTGTCAACTGTAAtgatcacagaattagagaatCCTACAACCTTAGCAGCAACTATGAGAGAGAGCGAGCACCTGACTGAGCCCCCCTGCCTCCTGACAGGTGAATGTCTAACACCTCCAGGAGAGGTGATTGTGAACCTTCTTGAGGATAAAGGGAGTGGGTGGTCCACAGCCCACCCAGagtttttatcattttcttccttctgtcttagATCTCTCTTATTCATAGGCAAGTCCTCAGATTATGGAAAGGAAGTTTAGCTTGCTCCAGTCTAGGTAACAAGGGTCTTTAGGAAagcctttcattttgtcttcctaAAACAGTAAGGATGTATTcattgcagcattttttttttcatttcccggGGAGCCAGGAGTAATTACCATGCCTCAATGTCTTGCCTGTGCTCTCTTCAAAAAGTGGACTCTTGCTAAGTAGTTTGTGATTGCTTACTTCTCCCCCCCAATACAGGGCGTTGGCACCGATGAAGCGTGCCTCATTGAGATCCTCGCCTCTCGCAGCAATGAGCACATCCGAGAAATCAACAGGGCCTACAAAACAGGTTAGACTGGCCTGGCAGGTTCTGCCCTGGTCACTTACAGTGTTtccatgaatacatacatacttgATAATGGGGTTTCCTTTGGTGAATTGACCCAGTGGCCTTTTATCCCCGATGTaatctattttccttttccttattcccTTCAGGGCTCCTTCCTCCTAACTCTaatcccatccatccatccatccatccatccatccatccatccatccatccatccataaatCCCTGCCATTCACTGCAGTTGCAAGGCCCATCCATCACACATCACACATTACATAGCTGGTAGCTTTCATAATTTCACAGCAGCCACCCTAAAACCTCAATGTCGACCTTATTCCCTTCAGGGCTCCTTCCTCCTAACTCTAATCCCATCCATCtgtccacccatccatccatccatccagccatccatccatccatccatccatccagccagccagccagccatccatccatccacccatccatccatccatccatccatccatccatccatccatccatccatccataaatCCCTGCCATTCACTGCAGTTGCAAGGCCCATCCATCACACATCACACATTACATAGCTGGTAGCTTTCATAATTTCACAGCAGCCACCCTAAAACCACAATGTCGACCTGGGCCCTTCTGTCCATTGGCAGGTCAGTCCTGCTCTGGGGCTGGGAAGACTTCTTCAACATCTTTTTTACTTTCAGAATTCAAGAAGACTTTGGAGGAAGCCATTAGAAGTGACACATCAGGACATTTCCAGAGACTTCTGATCTCACTTGCTCAGGTAACATTTCAGGAGTCACCTCTCTGGGTTCTCAGGCAGGATAGGAGTGACATGGGCATTTACCTCTCCCCAGACCCTCCGTGATGGGACACACCAAGCTGTGGACTTAACAAATTGAACTTTTGTTCCAGGGAAACCGAGATGAAAGCACACATGTGGATATGTCCCTGGCTCAAAGAGATGCCCAGGTTAGTAGCTAGCCACGCTAGTGGGCACCCAAAGTGACTcatgtcctttcttttttaagttatcaaatatttattccttttgccttttatctccttcctgtcctgtcctgagaaagaaaaaagaaaaagcaaacctTTGTGACAAATACATGTTGACTCATTCTTTTTCTTAGGTTTTGTAAGGGTTAACTCTGATTTTTCCAAGGCAGGGAGTGGGGatgaactgaattttttttttttttgctagcttTAGTGATATTTCCCTCAATAGCTACTCTACcaagctcccccacccccaccaccaaccTGGATGTGTTTGAGAAAGGCCTAGTGGTCGTTTGTTGGAAATATTGTAGAGAAGGTCCCCCTGCATTAGAGAGCAGATTGCACTATGTGACCTAAGGTTCCTGCTAGCACTgccattctgtgattctttccaATCCCACCGAGCTGTGAGgttgttacttgcccaaggtctcactgATAGATAATGTCAGgtctgggattagaacccaagacCCTGAACTCCCTGGTCAATGTTCTTTAAAATTACCTTAGATTGTCCCTTAGCGTGGAGCTCTTTGCTTCATTGATGGGGAAGAGTCTGTGGTCTTCAGGCATAGCTTAGAGTCTGTATTTAACCCGATCCCAGAGCCTATCTTCCCTGCTTCAGCCTCGTTTGCCTACGCACCATCACCCCAACCTAATGCACACATTCCCACTTCCAGACCTTGATTGTCCAGGAAATCCTGGAAGCACAGAAAAGGCATATGCAGCTTCTTAATGACTCTTGTGACTGTTTGCCCATTCCCTGACTCCCTGCTTGCCTTGACCTGTCCAGTACCTGACTTCTCATTGGTTTCTCTGTACCCTTTGGGTCTCAGACCTGACCCTGCTGCATCACTGCCAGCCTCACTTTGGCTTTGGTGgtcctccctttctgcctcttttcATAATCCTTGACCCTTCCCGCTCCCCACTAGCTCTTTGATGACAGCCTTCTGGCAGCGATGCCCTGTAGCACTGGACATTGCTTTGATTGCTGTATCCATGCCTTTCACTTCCATCTGACTCTCAGGTACCCAGGTAGGTTACCCATGGAGTTTTCATGGCTCACCTCCTTCCCTAGAAATAAGGTGAGTTGAAGATTTGCGGTGTAAGAGCCTTACTTACCTTTGCCATTTTCCCTTCTGGCCAGGAGCTGTATGCAGCTGGAGAGAATCGTCTGGGGACTGATGAATCCAAGTTCAATGCCATCCTGTGCACAAGGAGCCGAGCTCACTTGACAGCAGGTAATGAAGCCTAGAGCCATCTGGAGACAGATTCTATTTTCTTACTTCACAGCTGAATCCCCTGATGGATCTGGGGAGAGGGAATAGTCAGGTATAAGCCTTTCCAAGGTTGTTTTTCACTCTGTGGTTCAGGAGTTCTTAATAAAAGGTCTTGAACCTCTTTGATAGTGTCTGATAAAGCCACCGGACCCCTTCTCAAAGTAatatttttcaatgcataaaacacataggactataaaggaaaccaattatattgaattaaagatataaatttttcctTCCAAGTTCAAGGACACCTCACCTTGAAATCTGCCCTCTTATCCTTTTGGGGGTTAAGTGTACCCCACATTAAGAACCCCTACTCTAGTGGAAGATTATCTGATGATACTTAAAATGGGCCATCTCACTTAAGGTAGCATCATCCCCTTCCACCCAAGACAATAAGCTTTCACCTCCAAAGGAACAAATCCaatgtatacatatttttgtctaacagtagctatctctagggcaagggaatgggttggggagggaaggaaaaagaagaaaataaataaatttactccataactttattacatatttaaaagtaatagcaagttgtatataatagatttgcagtatcacatgcaatcatttttttctattctactgggTTATGGAAATGCTCgtttttatcccataaattaaaaataaaacagattaaaattaaaagcagaaaaaggaaaCTAATTCAAGAGATCAACCAGGACTGGAAAGAGGGTCTCTTTGACTAAAAGCTACATACAATCATTTCAGATGTCAAAGCTAAAACAGTAATTTGGTGATTTTCTGGCCTCGTCCATTTTGAAAGGTGAAGCAGCTTGCCAAGGGTTCAGCGGAGCTAATTAAGGACAAGGACAGGACCAggacccagttctcctgacttgCTGACCATTCACACATTAGGAGCCCCCAAAAGTTGTCACAACCTTGCGGGAGAAGGCACATGTACAAGCTGCAACCTAGAGATTGGTCCGAGGCATAGTTGGCCTGGTTCCGGAGTATTAGACCCCAGAGACACCCCCCTCCCTCATCTTCTGCCAGTCCCTTAGTATTTCCTGTGTGCTCCATCTTGAGCTGGGTTCTGTGGGGGAGATAAGACAAGGAAGGTCCCCAGCCTTGAGGGTAAAATCTAATTGAGGAAGTGGGGCTAACACATGAAACAGCAGAGAAGTACTGACTGGATGATATTGGTTATAAGCACTGGAGAAGTTCAGAGCAGAAAGGCCCTTATGGCCTGCAGAGTCTCGAGAAGACTTTAATGGAGGAAATGGGTTCTGAGGACAAGACTTGATCATCATCTTCCCTCTCCACTCAACCATTCAGTTGCTGAATTATGTCAATTCCCCTTCTATGCTATCTCTTACATCCTTTCTTCTTTACCCTCTTACAGTCTCCTTTCCTCTCATGTTCAACCCCTCATATATCTCCCTGTTACATTTACTTTGCTATTGTAATAGCTTCTAATTGGTCTCCAGTCTTTGGTGTGGCTCTCACACCACTGCCTGAGAAGTCACCAGTTTCAACCAATAGCTGAAAAAGAATCTCTGCTGCAAACTtccagcaagtggtcatccagcttttacTTGAAGACCTGGTGAAGGGGACCCCCCTATGTCCCAAAGCAGCACATTCTGTTTGGGGAGATGCATAAGTTAGGGGCCATTTCTTCCTTGTATCCAAACCTAAATTGCTCCTTTTACACCACCTCGTTCCCTCCTCTATCTTCCGTGACAGCATTTCAGGTACATGAGATTGCTTTATGTCCTCCTCAGGTGCCCCCTCATAAGCATCTTGCATCTCTAGGATAAGTGTCCTCCGTTCCCTCCCCGATCTCATGTGCCATAGACTTGGTCCTTGATTGTCTTAGTCCCATTTTTCACTGTTCTTAAATTGTGGTGCAGAGAACGCAGCATGATTCTTAGAATGCAGTCTGTGTTGGAGGGACTTTTGCCTTGTTTTCCTGGAATGTAGGATTCTAAACCTTAGCTTTTTGTTTATTGGTTGGTTTGCCATGTTGTACTGCTGACTTGTGCTGATGTTGCAGTCCATTAAAATGCcctagtttttaattttttttccagacaaaTTGACTAACTGCACCCTCCCTGTCCTgtgcttgtgaaattgatttcttGAATCTTAGTGTTATCGTCCTTCTTACTAGATGATAAGCTTTTTGAGGTTAGGGATATTATTTTCCATCACTGTATCCCAAGCATCTAGCATGATGCCTTGGGAAAGAATAGGCATTCACTATATGTtcattgaatttaactgaatttaGAATAACAACAGAGAGTAAGGAGCAGCCTCCAGCAGGCAGAACAGCAGGCACAGAGGTTTGAAGGATGGAGTAGTTACCAAAGGCAGTTTCTGAAGGCTCAGAACAGAGTGGAGGACACCCTGGGAGTCAGTGTCAGGGTTGGGCAGCATTTCACCTTGCCAGGCAAAGGCTCATGCTCACatgtcctctctcttcccctagtTTTCAATGAGTACCAGCGGATGACAAACCGGGATATTGAGAAGAGCATCTGCCGGGAAATGTCTGGAGACTTGGAACAGGGCATGCTGGCTGTGGGTATGTACCCCTGGTGACTTTGGTTGGC from Trichosurus vulpecula isolate mTriVul1 chromosome 8, mTriVul1.pri, whole genome shotgun sequence harbors:
- the ANXA11 gene encoding annexin A11, whose translation is MSYPGYPPPGGGYPPPPPGGNAWGGTAYPPAGMPPIGLDSVANYAGQFNQDYLSGMASNISGTFGGANMPNMYPGAPGGGFPPIPPGGFGQPPPAQQPVPPYGMYPPPGGNPPSGMPAYPGFPGGPVPGQPMPPPGQQAPGAYPGQQPMTYPGQHPMPPPSQQPVPPPGQQHPMPAYPGFSGSVTPAVPPSQFGKRGTMPDAPNFDPLRDAEVLRKAMKGFGTDEQAIIDCLGSRSNKQRQQILLSFKTAYGKDLIKDLKSELSGNFEKAILAMMKTPVLYDVYEIKDAIKGVGTDEACLIEILASRSNEHIREINRAYKTEFKKTLEEAIRSDTSGHFQRLLISLAQGNRDESTHVDMSLAQRDAQELYAAGENRLGTDESKFNAILCTRSRAHLTAVFNEYQRMTNRDIEKSICREMSGDLEQGMLAVVKCLKNTPAFFAERLNKAMRGAGTKDRTLIRILVSRSEVDLLDIRAEYKRLYGKSLYHDITGDTSGDYRKILLKICGGND